A single region of the Equus przewalskii isolate Varuska chromosome 26, EquPr2, whole genome shotgun sequence genome encodes:
- the LOC103555367 gene encoding olfactory receptor 1J4-like yields MVVLIILCRVLRFPNLLLPQDIEEHMRPENQSSVSEFLLLGLLFPPEQQSLFFALFLGMYLTTVLGNLLIILLIRLNSHLHTPMYFFLSHLAFSDISLSSVAVPKILMNMQAQRQSISYMGCISQLYFFIVFGCLDNFLLAVMAYDRYVAICHPLHYTTMMRQELCISLVAGSWFFSCAHALLNTLLLVQLSFCADNSIPHFFCDLTVLLKLSCSDISLNELVIFTEAAMVVILPLISILGSYICIGTTVLRVPSNKRLFKAFSTCGSHLFVVSLYYGTISGVYFFSSSWGSNDKDIIASVMYTVVTPMLNPFIYSLRNRDIKEALEMFVNRANFFK; encoded by the coding sequence ATGGTGGTCTTGATCATCCTTTGTAGGGTCCTGAGATTCCCAAaccttcttcttcctcaggaTATAGAAGAACACatgaggcctgagaaccagagcaGTGTGTCTGAgttcctcctcctggggctcctcTTCCCACCGGAGCAGCAGAGCTTGTTCTTTGCCCTGTTCCTGGGCATGTACCTGACCACAGTGCTGGGGAACCTGCTCATCATCCTCCTCATCAGGCTCAACTCTCAcctccacactcccatgtacttcttcctcagccacttggccttctctgacatTTCCCTTTCATCTGTCGCAGTTCCAAAGATACTCATGAACATGCAGGCTCAGCGACAATCCATCTCCTATATGGGGTGCATTTCTCAGTTgtattttttcatagtttttggtTGTCTTGACAATTTCCTTCTTGCAGTGATGGCATATGACAGGTATGTGGCCATCTGTCACCCACTCCACTACACCACCATGATGAGGCAAGAGCTGTGTATATCCTTAGTAGCTGGGTCCTGGTTCTTCAGTTGTGCACATGCCCTGTTGAACACCCTCCTCTTGGTCCAGCTGTCCTTCTGTGCTGACAATTCCATCCCCCACTTCTTCTGTGATCTCACTGTACTCCTGAAGTTGAGCTGTTCAGACATCTCCCTCAATGAGCTGGTCATCTTCACTGAGGCAGCAATGGTTGTCATCTTGCCTTTGATTAGTATCTTGGGTTCATATATTTGTATAGGGACCACTGTCCTGAGGGTCCCCTCCAACAAAAGACTGTTTAAAGCCTTTTCTACCTGTGGCTCCCATCTCTTCGTGGTATCTTTATACTATGGGACCATTTcaggtgtttattttttctcttcatcatgGGGCTCCAATGACAAAGACATAATTGCTTCGGTTATGTACACAGTAGTTACTCCCATGCTGAACCCCTttatctacagcctgaggaacagagATATAAAAGAGGCTCTGGAAATGTTTGTCAATAGGGCTAATTTCTTTAAGTGA
- the LOC103556009 gene encoding olfactory receptor 1J21-like, producing MFPFCDSHNDFPVFHISISHFFFLSLAKEKNMRRDNESSVSEFILLGLPIWTENQGIYYTLFLVMYLITVLGNLLIILLIRLDSCLHAPMYFFLSHLAFTDISFSSVTTPKMLMNMQTQSQSISYAGCISQVCFFLFFGGLDSFLLTSMAYDRYVAICHPLHYTTIMSQNICFLLVTVSCVLSCTGTLLHTLLLVRLSFCGDNTLPHFFCDLSTLLKLSSSDTTVNKLVILIVGTVVLTLPFICILVSYGHIGGTILRVPSTKGICKALSTCGSHLSVVSLYYGAIIGLYFFPSSNNSNDKDVIVSLLYTLVTPMLNPFIYSLRNRDMKGALGNILSREKFHHDEHYFSY from the coding sequence ATGTTTCCATTTTGTGATAGTCACAATGATTTCCCAGTCTTTCACATTTccatctctcatttttttttcttatctctggCAAAAGAGAAGAACATGAGGAGGGATAATGAGAGCAGTGTGTCTGAATTCATCCTCCTGGGGCTCCCTATCTGGACAGAGAACCAAGGCATATACTATACTCTTTTTCTGGTCATGTATCTGATCACGGTGCTGGGGAACCTGCTTATCATTCTGCTCATCAGGCTGGACTCTTGCCTCCACgctcccatgtacttcttcctcagccACTTGGCCTTCACTGATATCTCTTTCTCATCGGTCACAACTCCAAAGATGCTCATGAATATGCAGACACAGAGTCAGTCCATCTCATATGCTGGGTGCATTTCCCAGGTGtgcttcttcttgttttttggggGTCTTGACAGCTTCCTTCTCACATCAATGGCCTATGACAGGTATGTGGCCATCTGTCACCCTCTCCACTATACAACCATCATGAGtcaaaacatttgttttctgctAGTGACTGTGTCTTGTGTCCTATCCTGCACCGGTACACTTTTGCACACCCTCCTCCTGGTCCGTCTCTCTTTCTGTGGAGACAACACTCTCCCCCACTTCTTTTGTGACCTCTCCACCTTACTTAAGCTGTCCAGTTCAGATACAACAGTCAATAAATTGGTTATCCTCATCGTAGGAACTGTGGTCCTTACCCTGCCATTCATATGTATCCTGGTCTCTTATGGCCACATTGGTGGCACCATTCTTAGAGTCCCCTCTACTAAGGGGATCTGCAAAGCCTTGTCCACATGTGGCTCTCACCTCTCTGTGGTGTCTTTATACTATGGAGCCATTATTGGACTGTACTTTTTCCCCTCATCCAATAACTCCAATGACAAAGATGTCATTGTGTCTTTATTGTACACTCTGGTGACTCCCATGTTAAATCCCTTTATCTACAGTCTGAGGAATCGAGATATGAAAGGAGCTCTGGGGAATATACTCAGTAGAGAAAAATTTCACCATGATGagcattatttttcctattaa